Part of the Denticeps clupeoides chromosome 3, fDenClu1.1, whole genome shotgun sequence genome, TGATTGAATGCTGCACGGCTCCACTTTACTGAGGACACCCCAGCTATGTCTGCATGCTTAACAGCAGGGATGGCAAAGTTCAGTCCAGAAAAGTCGAATACCAGGTTTTCTAACTCTCCATAACTGGAAAAGTACCTTCATCTGGAACCTGTGCAAGTTTATGTCTCTGCTGTACTAAATGTGGCCATCCCTGCTTTAAACTGAGCTTGAGGCCCATTTTGGTTTTCTGTAGTggtcattataataattatatgccatttcaatcatttttatttagtcttgttAAACATGCACTGCTGGGATTTTTATTCACTCGGCTATAGTGCGTGTATTACCTCTTTTATGTGATCTTCTACCTGGCTCCAGTCTAGTGTTCGGgcctattttatttattcagccTCACAGCTGGCAGGTAAAGATGTGCTCAGATTTGAGAAGAcccatataataaaaatattacccATGCGAGTGGGTTTATTTGCGAGTCTGGATCTGCCTTAGATTTTATTGGCATTTAAGTACACAGTGCTTGATTTAAGAACAAGCAAATTTTATTTGGTagaaatatttttcactttatgGTAGTAATTTGTTGCTATTGAAAGAATTATGCATCAACAAATTGTCAATACTTAATTTTCATACCACAcaatcactttatgtatattatCAATTATGTCTTATGAGTGGTCTCAGTCCTGTTTTTATTAGCTTTGATGCATGATGtaaaacaaaaaggacaaaGGACTTAACTTAGGACTGTGGATAGTTCAAAAGCTAAAgggatttttcatttttatgtttaaagtCAATATGGAATCACGTCACGTATTAACCTGTACCCCTCAGAGTTTGGTCATGTACTGTatcatttaagaaaaaaaaacgatgtcTAGAAATGCAAAGAAGACAGAAGTTAAAAAGGATAAAATGAAGCGGAAAATGTATGAGGCTATGAAACTGAAAATTACATTGCTTTTTATGTTTAACTTTTTAATTGTTCTTATTAATAAATTTGTTTATATGCAGAGGTTTGGAATTTCTTGCATTTTGAAATAACTCAACCACATCCTGACTCTTCCTCCCATCTACCACCAGTAGGTGCCACGAGCGTTTATGCTTGACATTTAATTTCTGGTATTCGGGCATTCCAGGTCTTTTTAGCATTTGGTTCACAAAAGGTTGTGATGTGTCtccaaaaatgatcaaattgcGACAAGTTCAATTCCTAAAATGTTACAATTACATTTCTATCTAACTATGATTGCTGGTCTCCTTTAATAATCCAACTCATACAGAAATCACACTATACCCCACCGCAAAGGTTGTAAATCCACTAAATGATTCATTTGCTGATGAATCAATTTACTGATGGCACAGTGTTGCTTATCTTCCCATCTACCATCAGCAGACCAGAACTGTTTGCTATATTTGCTCTGCTTTGTTGAGGTGTTCATGACTTGTTTCACATCCCAAAAACACAGTAGACCTGGGGTCACCTTCAGGACGTTGTCTGCAGAAATGTCATGCATGATGATCCTGCAGGCTGCTGAGGTTTACTCACTGTTCCTAATCTCTTCGAATTCATCATTGTATAAGATCCACATGCATAAAATATACTTCATTATAtctactaatactaatactactactacaggTTTGCTGTCTGTTATATTTACAAGTTCCTTATTTTATGTCCTTGATTCTGCTGCCATAAGAAGAGCTACATTTTTGTTGTTCCAGCAACAGTGACAATACAGACTATTCTATTCAAACTggctttttctttgtttgttgctTGAATATCTTCAcctatatattatttattattattattattatttgactCATTTCAATCAATGGGACCATTAATAAGAATATGTGTAGAATGAACATTAGTGCCTGGCTATTAGCCTGTACGTTTAAAcacatattttcatttgtaGAACACAGTTCACCAAAATGTGCACGCATAGTATTTCTAATTGCAATACGAACTCCGATTCCACCCGTACAGACAACGCCATCTCCCATCtcatccacacagcactcacccacctggacactcgaaagtgaaattatgtaaaaatgcttttcatggaatacagttcagcatttaacacgataatcccttccacactcaccaccaagctggagcacctgggactcagatcatctctctgtcagtggatctccaacttccttaccgggagaccacaggcagtaaggatgggtggacatgtctcagcctccatcactctcagcactggagccccccagggctgtgttttgagccccctgctgtactccctgtacacccatgactgtacagccactactaactccaccaccatcatcaagtttgctgatgacaccgTCGTgatgggcctgatctctgacaacgacgagacggcctacctggaggaggttggaaatctggagaactgGTGCCTGAATgccagcaagacaaaggagttaatagtggactttagtaccaagcaggagaggacctaccagacccgtcatcaacaggagcccagtggagagtggacagcttccgttacctcggtgttaacatcacacaggacctgtcatggtccagtcacatcaacaccgtggtgaaaaaggcctgACAGCATCTCTACAATCTCAGACatctgagagacttcagactgccctccaaggtgctcaggaacttctactcctgcaccatagagagcatcctgacgggaaatatcgcTTTCGTttcctgaagtccaacacagagagaatgaggaggagcttcttcctgcaggctatacaagctctcaacagccacaacactacatagaactccaatacactccagcactttcaaacTTCTGGACTCGAGTCCCCCAGAATTCTTgcacacattttttactttcactttactgatttgcacaccttcaccctacctgtcacacatattttatgttaaaaacataaaagtgtaatatttggttatgttttccaatatttgcatattggttttcattgtatacttgcaatatttgcaatactgtggcaTGACATAATGACAGATCTCAACCCatgcattttagaaaaaatattacatattacaactTCTTTTGTGGACATGCACGTATGTGTGTAGCTTGGAAAATGTCTCGGTTGAAGAATGGGGTGGAACTGTCCATTGTGCTGAAACCAAACAATGCATACCGCACATGCTAAACAGAGTTATCAACACAAGGCATGGTATTCCATACTTTTGGAGTCTTTAATAAAAAGATTGTTTCATGTTCTGTTATAACACTGGTAATTCCTTTACAGCAGTTGAGCATTTTTTTAGATACTGCTGTTGAAAACATTGGCACCTATGACCTTACATATTCAGTAGCATTTACAGCAGGGTTTCTCTTttatcagaattattattagttatttatTCCTAGTTATAGATAAGAGTCATTAGTTTGGAATGACTGATGGAGGTGGAACCACTAGACAGAGAAACCCTGCTTTACAGAATCATAAACTCTAACCATTGCCATTATGGTATCAATGTAATTCAGCATAACTCTACAATACAGCAAAAACTAAaacacagttgtgtgtgtgtgtgtttaatcacAGTTTCAGTGGAGAATCAGTCTGGCTAAAGAACACATtacattcaaaattaaaatCTAGGGAGGACATTGGACAAACATGTATCTGTAATTGTGCTACACCACTTTTTACCATGGAGAGAAAGAGGTATTTtaaaactggcaaccttctgaggaGTTTATTTCAAAACAGACAAGAATATCCTAGAACACTCCTGAATGCTTGCTCTGTATAACTTGGCACTGCCAAATGGCCTTTTCCCCCCCACACCAAAATACTGAAGCATTTCCTCCCATGGTTCAGTCTACCAGTAGTCAGCACCATATGGGGGATGAATGCACgacttacaaaaaaaagtgggggATAAGGGGGCTGAGGTGAGGCgggatgaaataataaatatggcACACAGTCCTAAGAAAACGGTGAGTTTCAGCACCCATTATGTTCTCCTCCGGGGTTAACCTCTTCCGGTGAGTTCTAACTGACTGAAGGACATGACAGTGCTGTAGTGGGCGATCTCCTCGTCGGTAAGCTCCATGTTCCCAGGGCGTAGCACGACAAACACGTTCACCCCAGCCTCCTCAGCAGCCTTCGCCTCTACAAGAGACGCACAAATTAAAAAGGGCCAACATTGCGCATGACCGCGTGCACTGGGGTTAAAAAGGGGCAGAGCCAGACGCTTCCTACCTCTCGTGACATCAGTCAGGAACACAATGTCTTCAGGTGCACAGCCAATCCTCTCAGCAATACTCTCATAGCTTTTGCTCTCGACCTTTGCGCCGATGTTGGTGTCAAAATGGCCATCAAATAGCTGTAAAagtaaagcaaacaaaaaaaaaagacacacagccATGTAACTGACATCCTGGTAAAACAATTACGTAACTGTGggtgtaaaatgaaatattttgaaaGACAACAGACTTCTTTAaaaggtcttagtggtcccctaatataataataatgtatctgaagtctccttctgaaattcagccatttTCCCCAGGAAGTGCCATTTctctgtctgtagctttaaatgctaatgaggaggagagaggcgggaccgggaggagagcagcctatggAAGTTAAGAAGGCATTCGTGGAAATAAAGTAATCAACAAAATCCATTATCCATCCACAATGTTTTGTGCAGACAAGAAGTTGTGTTGGCATTtatccagaaaaataaaattaacccactggatCTTCAGAAGCTCGCGAGACAAGTTTTAGAAAGGGgaagtaacctttccccttatgacatcataaggggaccaaagaactctttacacccatcaccatttctagccactgaaggaccatagacaggctgggggaactcgtatcaATGttaaaaatttcactttgtgagattattcatgataggggacctttaacaaatGACACTCACATCTAAAAGGTCTCCTTCCACAGAATAGCCAAACAGCAGCTTCTGAGCTTCCACACTTCCTGAGGAGTAGATGTAGACCTTCATCCCATGGTGACGCCATTTCCTAAGAGCCGGAACCACATCCTGGTATACTCTACAATACACAACACATAAAATAATCAGCAAGTTGCCAATTCCTGCtgctattttaaaatgaattagcaAATTGCGTGAACCGTTAGTAAGCCGTTCGAGACACTTACTCGCCTTTGATTCTCCCAGAGTTATAGGCTGCCCTCCACATGTGGCCCTGCAGCTGTTTCAGTGCGGTGGTCTTCCTATCCGCAGCCATCTGCCACAGCACATTCTCCACGACCTCGCGGATGGCCTTCTCCTCGTCAGTGTGCACCGTCTGGTCCACGGTGTGCACAGGACCAGCCCGGTTCAGCCTGTGGTCCTCCTCGGCCTGCAGGCACCATATCTTCTGAAACAACTGGCCACTACACAACTATGTTCTCCCACGCTACCATGTAAGGTGGCATGAGTCCCTGCACACCGGCGACTTTACTTAAATTACAACGGTGGGAATGAGCTGAATATGGACAAATGCACAATTTCAGGCAGCAAATGAACATAAATGAATGAGTTTAATTCCCTGAACAGATCCTGATGAAGGCTCTCACTACCCACGTGGTCAACCACTTTTGAATGAATGGTATTTAAAACTggtaaagaaaaacacaccatTTCTTTACACCTCTTTTAGAAAGATAATTCACCAAACAATACTAGCTGGGTAGCAGCAAGGCCAGTCGTGTTACATCGGTCAGAATTTCCACGGATTTACCTGCTTCTTCAGCTGCTGCACATCCTGCTTGCATTCGTCCTCTTCCCAGTGGTCGGTCAGATACTCCTCGAGGTGTTCTTTTATGTAAGGGAACAAAACGTCCTGGGACAAAGCAAAAAAACGTGCGCCGTTAGCATGCTAGCGACCGTTTCCGTAGAACACGGTCCAGCACTTTCCACGCTGCCCGCGACgctggcgtggcgtggcgtggcgtggcgtggcgtggcgtggcttACCTTCACGAACGTGATCGGTGTTGTGGTGCCTTCGATGTCCAGTAAAAAGGCAGCTGTGCCTACTGGTACCGTAACCGTGGCCATGTCCCCTCACAGCCACTGCGAACAGCAGATGCCCCGTGTCCAGACGGTGTTGTGTTAGACAGACCCCCCGGAGCCACTACTGCTAGTGGCATAAATACCAGCTTTACTTGCACAcgttaaaaagaataaaagaaagaaagaaatgtgcaaACCTGACTAAACGCATTCTCGTCATTTGAGGTTTGTGATCAAAAAGCTGCTCAGAATTGAACCCGGAAGCGCGGCAAAGCAACAAAACAGCACGATATTTGTAAAGGTTTCAGACTACAGTTAGATGCAGAGTAAAATCGTTTATGATATGCCAATGAATCAACCTTCTAGTTTAAACGCTTTCACGATTTGGTGCTAAAAGCAAGACAAAATGCTACGTTCGGAATTAAACGTAGCTAAACGTGCTCTGCGAAATTGGACGTGAAATTACTGGAACTCTACACCTGTAGctaaaatgcaaaattaaatCGAATAACAGCATGCTTAGTTTTGCATTTTAAGAGTTTCAATGACAAAACTCAATGGCAAACAAGTAGGATTAAAATCCATCACTGGCATAATATTACACATAACACGCAAGTAACAGCTACTTGGTAAATAATAATTCTAAGAATcacaataatatttatatatattaaaaaatctcagtataaactaataaaaaaaaaggttttcaattTGCATTTCGCCTTTTGGACCGCATTGCTTTCCTTACCTTTCCTGCCCCTCCCCCCGCTCGCGTCATCGGCCACACCTCCTTTTCCGCTTTCGGCTCGACCCGTCGCAGCCATTTTATCAACTCGACGGCGCCGTGTTTACCCGGTTTCTTCCTTTCCGCGTTTTTATTCATCAGCTCAACATGCAGACCGATGGCCAGATCGACTTCAGCGCAGACGAGTTTCCAGAAGGCTCCAAAATAAACGCGAGCAAGAACCAGCAGGACGACGGGTACGTTTGTGATGCGGTGGCGCTGCCGGCCGTGTCGTCTATTGTGGACAACGTGT contains:
- the enoph1 gene encoding enolase-phosphatase E1 is translated as MATVTVPVGTAAFLLDIEGTTTPITFVKDVLFPYIKEHLEEYLTDHWEEDECKQDVQQLKKQAEEDHRLNRAGPVHTVDQTVHTDEEKAIREVVENVLWQMAADRKTTALKQLQGHMWRAAYNSGRIKGEVYQDVVPALRKWRHHGMKVYIYSSGSVEAQKLLFGYSVEGDLLDLFDGHFDTNIGAKVESKSYESIAERIGCAPEDIVFLTDVTREAKAAEEAGVNVFVVLRPGNMELTDEEIAHYSTVMSFSQLELTGRG